A genome region from Crossiella equi includes the following:
- a CDS encoding PDR/VanB family oxidoreductase, which produces MTELPRGLYRAEPDPVLGWAARMMNGYVRLLLRGDRVPAPAPASTGIRVRVDRVRAEARDVVSLRLVPVAGGPLPPWQPGHHLDLLLPSGRRRQYSLCGDVRDRSAYRIAVRRIADGGGGSREAHELPEGAELEIRGPRNAFPFVPASRYLFLAGGIGITPILPMVEAAARAGADWHLVYCGRSRASMPFLAELARYGERVRVHADDEQGGPVDLGEQLAAGESVVYCCGPPPMLAAVRAGVPVRRPLYTERFSPPPVTGGQPFEVELRRTGVVLPVGGDETALSVIRAVLPDVGYSCQQGFCGTCRVRVLAGEHGEPHPADQPDEMRICVSRGQDRVSLDL; this is translated from the coding sequence ATGACCGAGCTGCCCCGAGGGCTGTACCGCGCTGAGCCGGACCCCGTGCTCGGCTGGGCCGCCCGGATGATGAACGGCTACGTGCGCCTGCTGCTGCGCGGCGACCGCGTGCCCGCACCGGCACCCGCGTCCACCGGCATCCGGGTGCGGGTGGACCGCGTGCGCGCCGAAGCGCGGGACGTGGTCAGCCTGCGCCTGGTCCCGGTCGCCGGGGGCCCGCTGCCGCCGTGGCAGCCCGGGCACCACTTGGACCTGCTGCTGCCGTCCGGGCGGCGCAGGCAGTACTCGCTGTGCGGGGATGTGCGGGACCGTTCGGCCTACCGGATCGCGGTGCGGCGCATCGCCGACGGCGGCGGTGGCTCCCGCGAGGCGCATGAGCTGCCCGAGGGCGCGGAGCTGGAGATCCGGGGACCGCGCAACGCCTTCCCGTTCGTGCCCGCGTCGCGCTACCTGTTCCTGGCCGGGGGCATCGGGATCACGCCGATCCTGCCCATGGTCGAGGCCGCCGCCCGTGCCGGTGCGGACTGGCATCTCGTCTACTGTGGACGGTCGCGGGCGAGCATGCCGTTCCTGGCCGAGCTGGCCCGGTACGGCGAGCGCGTGCGGGTGCACGCCGACGACGAGCAGGGCGGCCCGGTCGACCTGGGTGAGCAGCTGGCGGCAGGGGAGTCGGTGGTCTACTGCTGCGGGCCGCCCCCGATGCTGGCCGCGGTCCGGGCGGGGGTGCCCGTGCGCCGGCCGCTCTACACCGAGCGGTTCAGCCCGCCGCCGGTCACCGGTGGGCAGCCGTTCGAGGTGGAGCTGCGCCGCACCGGCGTGGTGCTGCCGGTCGGCGGCGACGAGACCGCGCTGAGCGTGATCCGGGCGGTGCTGCCCGACGTCGGCTACTCCTGCCAGCAGGGTTTCTGCGGGACCTGCCGCGTCCGGGTGCTGGCCGGGGAGCACGGGGAACCGCACCCGGCGGACCAACCGGACGAAATGCGCATCTGCGTCAGCCGGGGGCAGGACCGGGTGAGCCTGGATCTGTGA
- a CDS encoding TetR/AcrR family transcriptional regulator: MTELTTPRRRARRMSPEQRREDLIRAALELYSTRAPELVSIDDIAAAADVSRALFYRYFTNIREVHVAALGTAVDELCARLTEHTGDSLLDQLRHAVTTFVDFADTYATAYIALLRSGSVVATSDTDTLVDRVRHTAVDEILARTGVTGPSPLMLLTLRCWVAVVEGTLLTWLQERTLERGELVDWLIDQLAAMVAATATRDPYVAEMLTRISPQV; the protein is encoded by the coding sequence ATGACCGAGCTGACCACACCGCGCCGCCGTGCCCGCCGCATGTCGCCGGAGCAGCGCCGCGAGGACCTGATCCGGGCCGCCCTGGAGCTGTACAGCACCCGCGCGCCCGAGCTGGTGTCGATCGACGACATCGCCGCGGCGGCCGACGTGTCCCGGGCGCTGTTCTACCGGTACTTCACCAACATCCGGGAGGTGCACGTCGCCGCGCTGGGCACCGCGGTGGACGAGCTGTGCGCGCGCCTGACCGAGCACACCGGGGACAGCCTGCTCGACCAGCTGCGACACGCCGTCACCACGTTCGTCGACTTCGCCGACACCTACGCCACCGCCTACATCGCGCTGCTGCGCAGCGGATCCGTGGTCGCCACCAGCGACACCGACACGCTGGTCGACCGGGTGCGGCACACCGCGGTGGACGAGATCCTGGCCCGCACCGGTGTCACCGGGCCCAGCCCGCTGATGCTGCTCACGCTGCGCTGCTGGGTGGCGGTGGTGGAGGGCACGCTGCTGACCTGGTTGCAGGAGCGCACCCTGGAGCGCGGGGAGCTGGTGGACTGGCTCATCGACCAGCTGGCCGCGATGGTCGCCGCCACCGCCACGCGCGACCCGTACGTCGCGGAGATGCTGACCAGGATCTCGCCGCAGGTCTGA
- a CDS encoding CbtB domain-containing protein: MSAGAPVERIVLPTWSWLVAAAALIVLYVVLQENGIALAHAAEVVHEFAHDGRHALGVPCH, translated from the coding sequence ATGTCTGCCGGAGCTCCCGTCGAACGCATTGTCCTGCCCACCTGGTCCTGGCTGGTCGCCGCGGCCGCCCTGATCGTGCTGTACGTCGTACTCCAGGAGAACGGCATCGCGCTCGCGCACGCCGCCGAGGTCGTGCACGAGTTCGCCCACGACGGGCGGCACGCGCTCGGCGTCCCCTGCCACTGA
- a CDS encoding CbtA family protein, whose translation MSAPTFGATLTRGALAGVLAGLVAAAVQYFLVEIPIEAALAVEEGRPADPAELGHSHEEMFDRGTQLFGGMLAVVVVGLAIGTVYAVVYARLRHRLPGRDDFSRSLLLGGLGFLTVSLLPGLKYPANPPGVGDPDTVNERTILYFAVIVAGLVLVNLAPWFARLLAARGVDRPLRIVLSGLSTVVLLVLVVTLLPANDDAIPADIPAGLLWQFRLYSLIELASLWAVLATAFGLLLARQQRKSPVLAG comes from the coding sequence ATGAGCGCACCCACTTTCGGTGCCACGCTGACCCGGGGCGCCCTCGCCGGCGTGCTCGCCGGGCTCGTCGCGGCCGCGGTCCAGTACTTCCTGGTGGAGATCCCGATCGAGGCCGCGCTCGCGGTCGAGGAAGGCCGTCCGGCTGATCCGGCCGAGCTCGGGCACAGCCACGAGGAGATGTTCGACCGGGGCACGCAGCTGTTCGGCGGCATGCTGGCCGTGGTCGTCGTCGGACTGGCGATCGGCACGGTGTACGCCGTGGTCTACGCCCGGCTGCGCCACCGCCTGCCGGGCCGGGACGACTTCTCCAGGTCGCTGCTGCTGGGCGGCCTGGGTTTCCTGACCGTCTCGCTGCTGCCGGGCCTGAAGTACCCGGCCAACCCACCTGGGGTCGGTGACCCGGACACCGTGAACGAGCGCACGATCCTATACTTCGCGGTGATCGTCGCCGGTCTGGTGCTGGTCAACCTGGCACCGTGGTTCGCCCGCCTGCTGGCGGCGCGGGGTGTCGACCGGCCACTTCGGATCGTCCTGTCCGGACTGTCCACAGTGGTCCTGCTCGTCCTGGTGGTCACGCTGCTGCCCGCCAACGACGACGCCATCCCGGCCGACATCCCGGCGGGGCTGCTCTGGCAGTTCCGGCTGTACTCGCTGATCGAGCTGGCCAGCCTGTGGGCCGTCCTGGCCACCGCGTTCGGCCTGCTGCTGGCGCGCCAGCAGCGCAAGTCCCCCGTCCTGGCGGGCTGA
- a CDS encoding class I SAM-dependent methyltransferase: protein MPEHTDALTRWGAHLSDWVIPDEILAATEETPWVLPRQVFRRRARTQLVTPSGVTYETALAALTPPGSVLDVGAGAGATSLPLLATGRVTSLTAVDADAELLDACAAGATALGMPVRTLPGFWPTLAEEAGTADVVVCGNVLYNVPELAPFVRALTAAARRLVVVETAARHPLIDLNPLWRHFHGIDRPEGPTVDHLLPALAELGVTPEVRHWRRSSERDHQDLASLVETTRRRLCLPPSAREEVERVLRELALDSGATGRAVVTLSWPGEA from the coding sequence GTGCCGGAACACACTGACGCGCTGACCCGTTGGGGCGCCCACCTGTCCGACTGGGTCATCCCGGACGAGATCCTCGCCGCCACCGAGGAAACCCCGTGGGTCCTGCCCCGCCAGGTCTTCCGCCGCCGGGCCCGCACCCAGCTCGTCACCCCCAGCGGCGTCACCTACGAGACGGCACTCGCGGCCCTGACCCCGCCCGGCTCGGTGCTGGACGTCGGCGCCGGTGCGGGCGCGACCAGCCTGCCGCTGCTGGCGACCGGCCGGGTCACCTCGCTGACCGCCGTGGACGCCGACGCCGAGCTGCTGGACGCCTGCGCCGCCGGTGCGACGGCCCTGGGCATGCCGGTGCGGACCCTGCCGGGCTTCTGGCCCACCCTGGCCGAGGAGGCGGGTACCGCGGACGTCGTGGTCTGCGGGAACGTGCTCTACAACGTGCCGGAGCTGGCCCCGTTCGTGCGAGCGCTGACGGCCGCGGCCCGGCGGCTGGTCGTGGTGGAGACCGCGGCCCGGCACCCGTTGATCGACCTGAACCCGCTGTGGCGTCATTTCCACGGGATCGACCGGCCGGAGGGGCCCACGGTCGACCACCTGCTGCCCGCCCTGGCGGAGCTCGGCGTGACGCCGGAGGTGCGGCACTGGCGGCGGTCCTCGGAGCGTGATCACCAGGACCTGGCGAGCCTGGTGGAGACCACGCGGCGCCGGTTGTGCCTGCCGCCGTCGGCTCGGGAGGAGGTCGAGCGGGTGTTGCGGGAGCTGGCGCTGGATTCGGGGGCGACCGGGCGGGCGGTGGTGACGTTGAGCTGGCCGGGCGAGGCCTGA
- a CDS encoding response regulator transcription factor: MGEPVRVSVVAMDPMLEAGATGALRSCPDVVVEDGGAVSVVIVDAVADGVLDLVRETRNAPHRPEVVLVATDLAPAEALHAIAAGARGLLRRREASADRLARTVLAAASGDCTVPPDMLDELLEHGAGLRTTTRGASSFGGATLNDREREVLRLVADGHETGEIAQELCYSPRTVVSVVHDITHRFRLRNRAHAVAWAIRAGVL; the protein is encoded by the coding sequence ATGGGTGAGCCGGTGCGCGTCAGCGTGGTCGCCATGGACCCGATGCTGGAGGCGGGCGCGACGGGGGCGTTGCGCAGCTGCCCCGACGTGGTCGTGGAGGACGGGGGCGCGGTGAGCGTGGTGATCGTGGACGCGGTCGCCGACGGTGTGCTCGACCTGGTGCGGGAGACCCGGAACGCCCCGCACCGCCCCGAGGTGGTCCTGGTGGCCACCGATCTGGCCCCGGCCGAGGCGCTGCACGCCATCGCGGCCGGTGCCCGGGGGCTGCTGCGGCGGCGGGAGGCCAGCGCGGACCGGCTGGCGCGCACGGTGCTGGCCGCGGCCAGCGGGGACTGCACGGTGCCGCCGGACATGCTCGACGAGCTGCTTGAGCACGGCGCGGGCCTGCGCACCACCACGCGCGGAGCCTCCTCCTTCGGCGGGGCGACCCTCAACGACCGCGAGCGCGAGGTGCTGCGCCTGGTCGCGGACGGGCACGAGACCGGCGAGATCGCGCAGGAGCTGTGTTACTCCCCGCGCACCGTGGTCAGCGTCGTGCACGACATCACCCACCGCTTCCGGCTGCGCAACCGCGCGCACGCGGTGGCCTGGGCGATCCGGGCGGGTGTGCTGTGA
- a CDS encoding helix-turn-helix transcriptional regulator yields MTAALNVRLNATSDWDTEARELLARAGVEVSSDAPVVLAAGQTVDDALAAGEVPDGRRLMVLADSFATDGVLRAVRAGASVLLTHGQTTTHRLVEAVRAAHHGDGRLPSDVLVRLLSGADAPAEPVTAPRALTVRQTAVLTLMADGHGNAAIARSLSCSEHTVKNVIYELMARLQVRNRSHAVARAVRAGLI; encoded by the coding sequence GTGACGGCCGCGCTGAACGTCCGCCTCAACGCCACCTCGGACTGGGACACCGAGGCCCGCGAGCTGCTGGCCCGCGCCGGGGTCGAGGTCTCCTCCGACGCCCCCGTGGTCCTGGCGGCGGGCCAGACCGTGGACGACGCGCTGGCCGCGGGCGAGGTCCCGGACGGGCGGCGGCTGATGGTGCTGGCCGACAGCTTCGCCACCGACGGGGTGCTGCGGGCGGTCCGGGCCGGGGCGAGCGTGCTGCTCACCCACGGCCAGACCACCACGCACCGCCTGGTCGAGGCCGTCCGGGCCGCCCACCACGGCGACGGCAGGCTGCCCTCGGACGTGCTGGTGCGCCTGCTCTCCGGCGCGGACGCCCCCGCCGAACCGGTCACCGCGCCCCGGGCGCTGACCGTGCGGCAGACCGCCGTGCTCACGCTCATGGCCGACGGGCACGGCAACGCCGCGATCGCCCGCTCGCTGTCCTGCTCCGAGCACACCGTCAAGAACGTGATCTACGAGCTGATGGCGCGGCTGCAGGTGCGCAACCGCTCGCACGCGGTGGCCCGGGCGGTGCGGGCCGGACTGATCTGA